The following proteins come from a genomic window of Purpureocillium takamizusanense chromosome 13, complete sequence:
- a CDS encoding uncharacterized protein (COG:S~EggNog:ENOG503NZVI): MTDMCASSPSMDAELTSMELHHQGLNVPGRPVSSAELYLYDYKDASLPDAEALQRVSLVGFPGGDDDGADFHTLGFAYDEQTSTLYVSNHARAGSRIEVFALDLDARTATHRATLRHPLLHGPNALVLLGPGELLVTNDHRFPARDYRLLAQVETYLGTPTGTVVHVKLDVAPLPNNKNKNKGSSSTYEIRDARVLAHVPFANGLELLNRSTVAVASTSRAAVYLFTLSGRDDDDDEKKQQTTSSSSSSSKNNKDSGKRDKLKMKYKTQIRTPFHPDNLSLTADGRLLIAGHPHTPSLERFAATRYVCNDAAELALASDETRRYCADGSSSTTPSWAAEWTEARGLRSLYAGVEYPSSATAAWDVERGVGIVAGLYAKGLLVWRD; the protein is encoded by the coding sequence ATGACGGATATgtgcgcttcgtcgccgtcgatggaCGCCGAACTGACATCCATGGAACTCCACCACCAGGGCTTGAACGTGCCGGGCCGCCCCGTGTCCAGCGCCGAGCTCTACCTCTACGACTACAAGgacgcctcgctgcccgacgccgaggccctgcagcgcgtctcgctcgtcggcttccccggcggcgatgacgacggcgccgacttcCACACGCTGGGCTTCGCCTACGACGAGCAGACGTCGACGCTGTACGTGTCCAACCACGCCAGGGCGGGCTCGCGCATCGAGGTCTTCGCGCTCGACCTGGACGCGCGCACGGCGACGCACCGCGCCACGCTGCGGCACCCGCTGCTCCACGGGCCCAACGCCCTCGTGCTGCTCGGCccgggcgagctgctcgtcacCAACGACCACCGCTTCCCCGCGCGGGACTACCGGCTGCTGGCCCAGGTGGAGACGTATCTGGGGACCCCGACGGGCACCGTCGTGCACGTGAAGCTTGATGTCGCGCCTTTGCccaacaacaagaacaagaacaagggcagcagcagcacgtacGAGATTCGCGATGCCCGCGTCCTTGCGCACGTGCCGTTTGCCAACGGCTTGGAGCTGCTCAACCGCAGcaccgtggccgtggcgtcgacgagccgcgcgGCCGTGTACCTGTTTACCCTCAgcggccgtgacgacgacgacgatgagaagaagcagcaaaCTAcgagtagcagcagcagcagcagcaagaacAACAAGGACAGTGGCAAGCGAGACAAGCTCAAGATGAAGTACAAGACGCAGATCCGCACCCCCTTCCACCCGGACAACCTCTCGCTAACGGCCGACGGGCGGCTGCTCATCGCGGGCCACCCACACACGCCGAGCCTGGAGCGCTtcgcggcgacgcggtaCGTGTGCAacgacgcggcggagctggcccTCGCGtcggacgagacgaggcggtactgcgccgacggcagcagcagcacgacgccgtcgtgggcggcggagtGGACCGAGGCGAGGGGCCTGCGCAGCCTGTacgcgggcgtcgagtatccgtcgagcgcgacggcggcgtgggacGTGGAGCGCGGGgtcggcatcgtggccggGCTGTATGCCAAGGGGTTGCTGGTGTGGAGGGACTGA
- a CDS encoding uncharacterized protein (COG:S~EggNog:ENOG503PHRV) encodes MTTDTGTQLPTTLRVRALPSPLDLSKLAAMPPPSTKTITADEENAFPCRRCLKDAAIGDQMLLTPYDPFLGDSPYRQPGPIFVHLDPAACKVYEPDDANGNRLPEQLRKRLLSVRAFGADHCLVDADVVPGEQLAGVAERMMGDGAVEYIHVHNARPGCFAARIERVEA; translated from the exons ATGACCACCGATACT GGTACGCAACTCCCCACCACCCTCCGGGTGCGcgccctcccctcgcccctcGACCTGTCCAAGCTTGCCGCCATGCCACCACCTTCGACCAAGACCatcacggccgacgaggaaaaCGCCttcccctgccgccgctgcctcaaggacgccgccatcggggACCAGATGCTCCTCACGCCGTACGACCCCTTCCTCGGCGACAGTCCGTACCGCCAGCCCGGTCCCATCTTTGTGCACCTCGACCCGGCGGCGTGCAAGGTCTACGAGCCGGACGACGCGAACGGGAACAGGCTCCcggagcagctgcgcaaaAGGCTCCTCTCGGTGCGTGCCTTTGGCGCGGACCACTGCTTGGTGGATGCGGACGTGGTGCCGGGGGagcagctggctggcgtggcgGAGAGGATGATGGGGGATGGGGCGGTGGAGTACATTCATGTTCATAACGCGAGGCCGGGGTGCTTTGCGGCTCGGATAGAGCGGGTAGAGGCGTAG
- a CDS encoding uncharacterized protein (EggNog:ENOG50~SECRETED:SignalP(1-21~SECRETED:cutsite=ALA-QH~SECRETED:prob=0.7935)) translates to MKPALLSSCLWIALALALALAQHEHLRLHAVVSRADGSAGFQCWEMAAPFTQYPTTGQAIPEFARVSNVSYVVLPARSSEGIHNPPHSMFFALLSGQAHITLPRGGDELWVTAGDADALIIADDVAGEGHITEYPMDRPSVALQIPFSGGRAPAHRVLHEGPCSRRETASSRHNMKDGGTRHELRAQE, encoded by the exons ATGAAACCCGCGCTACTATCTTCATGTCTATGgatcgccctcgccctcgccctcgccctcgcacAGCACGAGCACCTCCGACtccacgccgtcgtctcccgcgccgacggctccgCCGGCTTCCAGTGCTGGGAAATGGCCGCGCCCTTTACGCAGTACCCCACGACCGGCCAGGCCATTCCCGAATTCGCACGCGTGTCCAACGTCTCCTACGTGGTCCTCCCCGCGCGCTCCAGCGAGGGCATCCACAACCCCCCGCACTCCAT GTTCTTTGCCCTGCTCTCCGGGCAGGCGCACATCACGCTCCCCCGGGGCGGGGATGAGCTGTGGGTGAcggctggcgacgccgacgcacTGATCATCGCAGACGatgtcgccggcgagggccacaTCACCGAGTATCCCATGGACAGGCCGTCTGTCGCGCTGCAGATTCCCTTTAGCGGTGGGAGGGCGCCTGCGCACAGGGTGCTGCACGAGGGGCCATGCTCCCGGAGGGAGACTGCGTCCTCGAGACACAACATGAAAGACGGGGGCACCAGGCACGAATTAAGGGCGCAAGAGTAG
- a CDS encoding uncharacterized protein (COG:S~EggNog:ENOG503NUYM) produces MARQNLSVVLAERPVDDIIPGRTFKHVTAPAPTAEDLKDGQVLVEVLYLSLDPAMRGWLSDARSYVPPVKIGEKMRGLAACRVLASRTPKARLGDYVSASTAGWTEYAILREPDFEPASHFPGLSSPVDMLSSLGVTSLTAWVGMANIAAPRPGELVVVSGAAGATGSVAGQIAKIAGARVVGVCGEDSKCRWLEEELGFDVALNYKAEDFERRFREETKSYIDVYFDNVGGKILDMALGRAKEHARFVECGLISQYNTSTPQGPRNFSKIITMRIRMQGFIVFDHAADYPRARRELAAWLADGRLKKAEHVVPGGLEVAERALVDLYRGVNMGKMIVEVKKPEQARI; encoded by the exons ATGGCTCGCCAGAACCTCTCCGTCGTGCTGGCCGAgcgccccgtcgacgacatcatcccCGGCCGCACCTTCAAGCAcgtcacggcgccggcgcctacGGCCGAGGACCTAAAGGACGGACAAGTCCTTGTCGAGGTGCTGTACCTGTCGCTGGACCCGGCCATGCGCGGCTGGCTGAGCG ACGCCCGCTCGTACGTCCCGCCCGTCAAGATTGGCGAAAAGAtgcgcggcctcgccgcctgccgcgtcctcgcctcgcgcaccCCCAAGGCCCGCCTGGGGGACTACGTGTCCGCCTCCACGGCCGGCTGGACCGAGTACGCGATCCTGCGCGAGCCCGACTTTGAGCCCGCGTCGCACTTCCCCGGTCTCTCCTCGCCCGTCGACATGCTCTCGTCGCTGGGCGTGACGAGCCTGACCGCGTGGGTCGGCATGGCCAACATCGCGGCGCCCCGGCCGGGCGAGCTGGTCGTGGtgtcgggcgcggcgggcgccacgGGAAGCGTCGCGGGGCAGATCGCCAAGAttgcgggcgcgcgcgtcgtcggcgtgtGCGGCGAGGACAGCAAGTGTCGCtggctcgaggaggagctggggTTCGACGTGGCGCTCAACTACAAGGCTGAGGACTTTGAGAGGCGGTTCCGCGAGGAGACCAAGTCGTATATTGACGTCTACTTTGATAATG TCGGCGGCAAGATCCTCGACATGGCCCTCGGCCGGGCCAAAGAGCACGCCCGCTTCGTCGAGTGCGGCCTCATCAGCCAGTACAACACCTCCACCCCGCAGGGGCCGCGCAACTTCTCCAAGATCATCACCATGCGCATCCGCATGCAGggcttcatcgtcttcgaccacgccgccgactacccgcgcgcccgccgcgagctcgccgcctggctcgccgacggccgcctcaaAAAGGCCGAGCACGTCGTCCCTGGCGGGCTCGAGGTCGCGGAGCGCGCCCTGGTGGACCTGTATAGGGGCGTCAACATGGGCAAGATGATTGTCGAGGTGAAGAAGCCGGAGCAGGCGAGGATTTAG
- a CDS encoding uncharacterized protein (COG:S~EggNog:ENOG503P65I) — MPKHSRSASGHPSHYAQMASSGLPSPLYGQQRVPIPASYYTIPGAPPPSSSSSMSQQQLASQQQQPQSQASYDAAIAAAAVAASSYATTADPSTAAGTTTTTTITAIPPGQHRPSSGAWSPQDDNQLVAARMQGLNWGQIKDTHFPAKTANACRKRHERLMERKGADDWDGRKLQRLAKEYMGMRREIWSGLAARTGEKWNVVEQKCMSNGLKNLQSAARAASRRDRLETGGGGGSAHSVTGYDDDSGISGIGLTPVDELDAPYGSPDATTATSSSSASSYGGLTPSHYLQHAHAHAAQQQQQQHHQQQQQQHAHHHQHHHQHHQHHHQHRHAQHAHQQYQQHLQPSSYGAGVSVSTYAPAAYGHGYSSSVSSTASRAPRYGTSEGSSPYMDAERLSGDMGIGAVMNHRSGGRG, encoded by the exons ATGCCCAAACAcagccgcagcgccagcgggcACCCCTCGCATTACGCCCAGATGGCCTCATCGGGCCTCCCCTCGCCTCTCTACGGCCAACAACGCGTCCCCATCCCCGCGAGCTACTACACCATCCCCGgggcaccaccgccctcgtcatcgtcatccatgtcacagcagcagctcgcctcccagcagcagcagccgcaatCCCAAGCCTCatacgacgccgccatcgccgccgccgccgtcgccgcatccTCCtacgccaccaccgccgatCCAtctaccgccgccggcaccaccaccaccaccaccatcacggcCATCCCGCCGGGCCAGCACCGCCCCAGCTCCGGCGCGTGGTCCCCGCAGGACGACAACcagctcgtggcggcgcgcatgcAGGGGCTCAACTGGGGCCAGATCAAGGACACGCACTTcccggccaagacggccaacGCGTGCCGCAAGCGCCACGAGCGCCTCATGGAGCgcaagggcgccgacgactggGACGGCCgcaagctgcagcgcctggcCAAGGAGTACATGGGGATGCGCCGCGAGATCTGgagcgggctggcggcgcgcaccgGCGAGAAGTGGAACGTGGTAGAGCAAaag TGCATGTCCAACGGCCTCAAGAACCTCCAGagcgctgcccgcgccgcctcgcgccgcgaccgcctcgagacgggcggcggcggtggctccGCGCACTCAGTCACAGGGtatgacgacgacagcggcatTTCCGGCATCGGCCTGACCCCCGTTGATGAACTAGACGCCCCCTACGGCAGCCCTGACGCGACGACCGCcaccagctcctcgtcggcctcgtcgtacGGCGGCCTGACGCCTTCGCACTATCTCCAGCatgcgcacgcacacgccgctcagcaacagcaacagcaacatcatcaacaacaacaacaacaacatgcgcaccatcaccagcatcatcaccagcatcaccagcaccaccaccagcacagACACGCGCAGCACGCGCACCAGCAGTATCAGCAGCACCTCCAGCCCTCCTCgtacggcgccggcgtctcTGTCTCGACGtatgcgcccgccgcctacGGGCACGGGTACTCGTCGagcgtgtcgtcgacggcgagccgcgcgccgcgctaCGGCACCAGCGAGGGGAGCAGCCCCTACATGGACGCCGAGCGGCTGTCGGGCGACATGGGCATCGGAGCCGTCATGAACCACCGGTCGGGCGGCCGGGGATAG
- the COX10 gene encoding Heme o synthase (COG:H~TransMembrane:8 (i163-180o200-220i240-263o269-287i294-315o327-348i389-419o439-457i)~EggNog:ENOG503NXTP) — translation MMRPSPPLRVAARAEFRSLAPPRLPSPRWLSSTAAPRAPRAAAAAAAVLAPSSQAGFFLSNRIFERSACLESLVANHRPRTTSTAPAAPPSSAAMSQTPQSLADLPPHRRRQARKQALANGDVPDGTLPANASSTLTNVAAAQPAHSARRILSTLLSLSKPRLTALVVLTAMAPYALYPVPEMLMPTMTETPSLSPLTLLFLTTGTTLCSASANALNMLYEPSTDAKMSRTRNRPLVRRLISPAGAALFAVLAGATGVGALYFGVNPTVSFLGFSNIVLYAGIYTPLKGVTAFNTWVGAVVGGIPPLMGWAAAAGEAATNDGSWRELLFAGDGSSIGGWLLAGLLFAWQFPHFMALSWGIREEYKAAGLRMLAWTNPGRNARVALRYSIVFIPICLGLCAAGVTEWSFAATSLPVNLWLVREAVRFWRFEGHNGSARGLFWASVWHLPAVMILALLHKKGMWSRAWRGAFGDEDEGVWEDEELEEMASMTAAKVAAKR, via the coding sequence atgatgcggccatcaccaccacttCGAGTcgcagcccgcgccgagTTTCGctccctcgcgccgcctcgactcCCCTCGCCGCGATGGCTttcctcgaccgccgccccgcgggctccccgggccgccgccgccgctgccgctgtcctGGCGCCATCGTCCCAAGcgggcttcttcctctccaaCCGCATCTTTGAGCGCTCCGCCTGCCTCGAATCCCTCGTCGCGAACCATAGGCCGCGaacgacctcgacggccccggctgcgccgccatcctctgCCGCCATGTCGCAGACGCCCCAATCGCTCGCTGACCTCCCTCcccaccgccgtcggcagGCGCGCAAGCAGGCGCTCGCCAACGGAGACGTCCCCGACGGCACCCTACCCGCCAATGCCTCGTCGACCCTCaccaacgtcgccgccgcgcagcccgcccacTCAGCCCGCCGCATCCTCTCCACGCTGCTCTCCCTCTCCAAGCCCCGCCTgacggccctcgtcgtcctcacggccatggcgccgtaCGCGCTGTACCCCGTACCCGAGATGCTCATGCCGACCATGACCGAGACGCCGAGCCTGAGCCCGTTGACGCTGCTCTTCCTCACCACCGGCACCACGCTGTGCTCCGCGAGCGCAAACGCCCTCAACATGCTCTACGAACCGTCGACCGACGCCAAGATGTCGCGGACGCGGAACCGCCCGCTGGTCAGGAGGCtcatctcgcccgccggcgccgccctcttcgccgtcctcgccggcgcgacgggcgtcggcgctctGTACTTTGGCGTCAACCCCACGGTGTCTTTCCTGGGCTTCTCCAATATCGTCCTGTATGCAGGCATCTACACGCCGCTCAAGGGCGTCACCGCCTTCAACACCtgggtcggcgccgtcgtgggcgggaTCCCGCCGCTCAtgggctgggccgcggcggcgggcgaggcggcgaccaaCGACGGCTCGTGGCGCGAGCTTCTCtttgccggcgacggctcgtcgATTGGCGGCTGGCTCCTGGCCGGCTTGCTCTTCGCCTGGCAGTTCCCGCACTTCATGGCGCTCAGCTGGGGCATCCGCGAGGAGTACAAGGCGGCGGGGCTGCGCATGCTGGCGTGGACCAACCCGGGGCGCaacgcccgcgtcgccctgCGCTACAGCATCGTCTTCATCCCCATCTGCCTCGGGCTgtgcgccgcgggcgtcaccGAGTGGTCCTTTGCCGCGACGAGCCTGCCCGTCAACCTGTGGCTGGTGCGCGAGGCGGTGCGCTTCTGGCGGTTCGAGGGCCACAACGGGAGCGCGCGGGGGCTGTTTTGGGCGAGCGTCTGGCACCTGCCGGCCGTCATGatcctcgcgctgctgcacaAGAAGGGCATGTGGAGCAGGGCGTGGAGGGGCGCCtttggcgacgaagacgagggcgtgtgggaggacgaggagctggaggagatggcgagcatgacggcggccaaggtgGCCGCGAAGCGGTAG
- a CDS encoding uncharacterized protein (EggNog:ENOG503P0FT~SECRETED:SignalP(1-16~SECRETED:cutsite=ASA-RR~SECRETED:prob=0.6683)~COG:G), whose translation MINSLLLAGLVSLASARRACDFNITADQASAHACGAECQATYEKTTQGHDLEFFGSDFDFGFYETAANFSGAQAGGELLKLAPVNASSLDVKPGTTVYRIQYSSVDYDGSLVPVTGYVAFPYAAPVQQQLTRNGGTAGGDGGGMNMNPPGSNNTNSNNNNNSTAAGRFRLAAWAHGTSGIYAGCAPSNSPTLYDPTAWQALLDQGYAVVGTDYAGIGNNYTTHKFLSFDVQATDVYYSTVAARKAFPGLLSEEWFGVGHSQGGGVVWKLAEGDYVKSSRHGADNRGSSSSSGYVGTVAIAPATYVVDMLLGGYDSLPYADFVPLLPELVRRVTPSYNGSTILTDQMESRMALAEEAQMCVGGTLGMVADLSKGQILSRERLARDWPVYLAWQARTAPALAGARTSAPMLVVQGANDTTVLPATTAEAVERACEAGNEVHLSVYPGMGHSPVVAASLSEWVPWINARFDEAQGVKGREKAERDGNGKCTKRVREPFDLDNMVVKTPGEL comes from the coding sequence ATGATCAactctctcctcctcgcgggcCTCGTCTCCCTGGCGTCGGCCCGGCGGGCCTGCGACTtcaacatcaccgccgacCAGGCCAGCGCGCAcgcctgcggcgccgagtGCCAGGCGACGTACGAGAAGACGACGCAAGGCCACGACCTCGAATTCTTCGGCTCCGACTTTGACTTTGGGTTTtacgagacggcggccaacTTCTCCGGggcgcaggccggcggcgagctgctcaagctcgCGCCCGTCAACGCGTCTTCCCTGGACGTCAAGCCCGGTACGACGGTGTACAGGATCCAGTACTCGTCGGTCGACTATGACGGGTCGCTGGTGCCCGTGACAGGGTACGTGGCGTTTCCTTATGCGGCgcccgtgcagcagcagctcacgaggaacggcggcaccgccggtggtgatggtggtggcatgAACATGAACCCCCCtggcagcaacaacaccaacagcaacaacaacaacaacagcacgGCGGCAGGTCGCTTCCGGCTCGCGGCGTGGGCGCACGGCACCAGCGGCATCTACGCcggctgcgcgccgtccaACAGCCCGACGCTCTACGACCCGACGGCCTGGCAGGCGCTCCTGGACCAGGGCTACGCCGTCGTGGGCACCGACTACGCGGGCATCGGCAACAACTACACGACGCACAAGTTCCTCAGCTTCGACGTGCAGGCCACCGACGTGTACTActcgaccgtcgccgcgcgcaaGGCCTTCCCGGGGCTGCTCTCCGAGGAGTGGTTCGGCGTCGGGCACtcgcaaggcggcggcgtcgtgtggaagctcgccgagggcgactACGTGAAGAGCAGCCGCCACGGTGCCGACAACAggggaagcagcagcagcagcgggtaCGTCGGGACCGTGGCCatcgcgccggcgacgtacgtcgtcgacatgctgCTCGGCGGGTACGACAGCCTCCCCTACGCGGACTtcgtgccgctgctgccggagCTGGTGCGACGCGTCACGCCGTCGTACAACGGCAGCACCATCCTGACGGACCAGATGGAGAGCCGCAtggcgctcgccgaggaggcgcagatgtgcgtcggcggcacgctCGGCATGGTCGCGGACCTGAGCAAGGGGCAGATCCTGTCGCGCgagaggctggcgagggACTGGCCCGTGTACCTCGCGTGGCAGGCCCGGACGGCCCCCGCGCTGGCCGGTGCCCGGACGTCGGCACCCATGCTCGTCGTGCAGGGCGCAAACGACACGACGgtgctgccggcgacgacggccgaggcggtggagcgGGCGTGCGAGGCGGGCAACGAGGTGCACCTGAGCGTGTATCCGGGGATGGGGCACTcgcccgtcgtggcggcctcGCTGTCCGAGTGGGTGCCGTGGATCAACGCGCGCTTCGACGAGGCTCAGGGGgtgaaggggagggagaaggCGGAGAGGGATGGGAACGGCAAGTGCACCAAGAGGGTGAGAGAGCCGTTTGACCTCGACAACATGGTTGTGAAGACGCCGGGCGAGCTATAG
- a CDS encoding Transaldolase (COG:H~EggNog:ENOG503NYZA) encodes MRWLHCSGADRTSRRITVQVAQELGPFVDCTSNQAIAFFELSRPASGGDGGAQLHHAALIREALDDAGGKLKHLRDGLPLEEFVVEVLMVKLQLRIAPSVTGYLHVQTNPKLSFCTAGTISNAKRIVAIFNALAPDLIPRRRVCIKIPATWEGLQACRALEAEEAEEEEQGIATLATTMFCMEQAVLAADAGCTYIAPYINELKVHFEKGYVDANKAFAFCREAQAYYVARGHRTRVLAASLTSVDEVMQLAGVQHVTVAPGLLRELAARDAASSTWDGGSSSSSRLGEYFAQGQPVREDMEASWEGVGYDGLVRDEGAWRLAFARSGFGASEGKIVQAVNYFCEFQEELEELVRGRC; translated from the exons ATGCGTTGGCTGCACTGCTCAGGGGCTGACCGCACGTCTCGTCGCATCACCGTTCAAGTCGCCCAAGAGCTGGGCCCGTTTGTCGACTGCACCTCCAACCAG GCAATCGCCTTCTTCGAACTCTCGCGGCCCGCATccggtggcgatggcggcgcgcagctccaTCACGCCGCCTTGATACGGGAAGCCCTCGATGACGCAGGCGGCAAGCTGAAGCACCTGCGAGATGGCCTGCCGCTGGAAGAGTTTGTCGTCGAAGTTCTT ATGGTCAAGCTGCAGCTGCGCATCGCGCCCAGCGTGACGGGCTACCTCCACGTCCAGACGAATCCCAAGCTGTCGTTTTGCACGGCCGGCACGATCAGCAACGCAAAGC GCATCGTGGCCATCTTCAACGCCCTCGCTCCGGACTTGATtccccgccgtcgcgtcTGCATCAAGATCCCCGCCACGTGGGAGGGCCTGCAGGCgtgccgcgccctcgaggctgaggaggccgaggaggaggagcaaggcATCGCCACGCTCGCGACCACCATGTTTTGCATGGAGCAGgccgtcctggccgccgacgcggggtGCACGTACATTGCGCCCTACATCAACGAGCTCAAGGTGCATTTCGAAAAGGG GTACGTCGATGCGAACAAGGCCTTTGCCTTTTGCCGCGAGGCGCAGGCATACTacgtcgcgcgcggccaCCGCACGCGCgtgctcgccgcgtcgctgaCCTCGGTGGACGAGGTGAtgcagctggcgggcgtgcagcacgtcaccgtcgcgccggggctgctgcgcgagctggcggcccgcgatgcggcgtcgtcaacctgggacggcggcagcagcagcagcagcaggctgggTGAATACTTTGCGCAAGGACAACCAGTGCGagaggacatggaggcgTCCTGGGAGGGCGTGGGGTACGACGGGTTGGTGAGGGATGAGGGCGCGTGGAGGCTGGCGTTTGCGAGGAGTGGGTTTGGTGCGAGCGAGGGCAAGATTGTGCAGGCTGTGAATTACTTTTGCGAGTTtcaggaggagctggaggagctggttAGGGGGCGGTGCTGA